The sequence below is a genomic window from Anaeromyxobacter diazotrophicus.
GCGCACCCCGAGCCGCTGGTCGAGGATGAGCGCGGTGGTGCCGGTCGTCCCCTGGTCGATCGCGAGCACGTACGAGGCGAGCCGCCGCGAGGTCGTCATGGTGAGGTTCCCTCCGCCGCGGAGGGCGGGATGGACGAGAAGAAGGCGGCCACCTCGCCGGCGCAGCGGTCGCGCTCGACGTCGATGCCCACCAGGTGGAAGCTCTCCTGCAAGACGAGGAGCCGCGCCGGGCCGCTCCCCACCCGCGCCGCCAGCCGCCGCGCGCCCTCCATCGCGACGGTGTGGTCCTGCCCGCCCGCCACCACCAGCGCCGGCGCGCGCACCGCGGGCAGGAGCCGCTCGACCTCGCGCGCCAGCGCGAGCAGCTCTCCTACCGCCGAGAGCGGCACCGCCGCCATGGCCGGGTTGTCGCGGCGCGCGACCGGATCGCGCACGTCCGAGCCGCCCAGCTTGGGCACGGGCGGCAGCCGCCGGCCGAAGGGGAGCGCGCGCGCGACCGCCCCCGCCACCCGCGCCGCGCCGGAGAGCTGGAGCGCCGGCGCGAGCAGCGCCAGGCCCGCCACGCGCCCCGGCCGCGCCGCGGCGAGCGCGCAGGCGACGAGCGCGCCCATGGAGCAGCCCACCAGGAAGACGCGGCGCGCGCCGTCGAGCCGCGCCAGGTCGCGCCGGGCGCCCTCGACCCAGTCGCGCCAGGCGACCGGCGCGAGCGCCTCGGGCGAGCCCCCGTGGCCCGGCAGGACGGGGCCCAGGCAGCGGAGCCCGTCCTGCTGCAGCCGCTCGGCCACGTGGCGCACCTCGAACGGCGAGCCGGTGAGGCCGTGCAGGAGGAGCGCAGCGTCGGGGCCGCCTTCGAGGTCGAAGGCCGCGCCGCGCGCGCCGCCGGGCGGTGCAGCGGCGACGGCGCGAGCGATGGGCGCGGTCACCTCTCCCGTGTACCCTCTCAGGCCGCCCGGAGGCCACTTCCCTTCCGGGCCGCCGCCAGACGGCCCTTCATGCCGGGCCCGGTTTCGGGGATCCTGCCGGGATGGCCGACAAGCCCACCCCGCCCCCCGCCGCCATCCAGCTCCAGATCGAGATCGACCCCGTCACCGCCAACGGGGTGTTCGTCAACATGGCGCTCGTGAACCACAACGAGACCGAGTTCACGCTCGACCTGCTCTACCTCCAGCCGCAACCGTCGAAGGCGGTGGTCCGCTCGCGCGTCATCACCACCCCCAAGCACCTGAAGCGCCTGCTCCACGCGCTCGAGGACAACCTGGCCAAGTACGAGGCGCGCTTCGGGACCATCGACCTCGGCGACACGCCGCACTTCCCGACGCCGGGGATGAACTGAACCCGAGAATACATGGGGTGAAAGACCCCTCTCCCCCGCCGGGCTCATGATTGCCCACAAGTCCCCCTCGGCCCGTGAAAGCCAGCAGAGAGGTGCGTGCCCGTCTCGCGGCCCGCCGCCTCGTCGAGGCAGGGCACCGTCCGGCGAGCGGCGCCAGCGAGGCGCCA
It includes:
- a CDS encoding alpha/beta hydrolase, with product MTAPIARAVAAAPPGGARGAAFDLEGGPDAALLLHGLTGSPFEVRHVAERLQQDGLRCLGPVLPGHGGSPEALAPVAWRDWVEGARRDLARLDGARRVFLVGCSMGALVACALAAARPGRVAGLALLAPALQLSGAARVAGAVARALPFGRRLPPVPKLGGSDVRDPVARRDNPAMAAVPLSAVGELLALAREVERLLPAVRAPALVVAGGQDHTVAMEGARRLAARVGSGPARLLVLQESFHLVGIDVERDRCAGEVAAFFSSIPPSAAEGTSP
- a CDS encoding DUF3467 domain-containing protein, whose amino-acid sequence is MADKPTPPPAAIQLQIEIDPVTANGVFVNMALVNHNETEFTLDLLYLQPQPSKAVVRSRVITTPKHLKRLLHALEDNLAKYEARFGTIDLGDTPHFPTPGMN